One stretch of Legionella birminghamensis DNA includes these proteins:
- a CDS encoding IS4 family transposase: MMEAIDILHTHLMEECPFIHGKRLQAVMDVACSLQKKQNLSLTAIGKGLSGDVSLKHKIKKVDRLEGNKHLYEEIGAIYTGLSSFLFQYLAFQEDVPVLIDLCYLKDDHDIQMLSAEIALKGRSIPLYREVFRSGGLSGRAHSFLQGLMPCIPKNKTVIFIMDAGFGEDWLKAIESLGWFWLTRIRQGKMLKLGADEEWTTVKDFVPQISEKTKSYNQAFIMKDHNRACRVITTQRSPGEKRNLSRVPRNDKAGSNHYRRLAREPWILATNLPKETFNATKVVNYYSKRMQIEQSFRDVKSHQFGLSARYASTKSIYRWGVKMLLAAIVQLMFWIIGVIAHSQNYQRVFQANTVRDKKVFSYFYLGQLMVEFDKIHELVIDHENLPNLIEQELARKW; encoded by the coding sequence ATGATGGAAGCTATTGATATTTTACATACTCATTTGATGGAAGAGTGCCCTTTTATCCATGGTAAACGTTTACAGGCGGTCATGGATGTGGCTTGCTCTCTTCAGAAGAAGCAAAACCTATCTCTAACAGCGATAGGAAAAGGATTATCTGGCGACGTTTCATTAAAGCATAAAATTAAAAAAGTGGATCGCCTTGAGGGGAACAAGCACCTTTATGAAGAAATCGGCGCAATTTATACAGGTCTTTCCAGCTTTCTATTTCAATACCTTGCTTTTCAAGAAGATGTTCCTGTGTTAATCGATCTTTGTTATTTAAAAGATGATCATGATATTCAAATGTTAAGTGCAGAAATTGCGCTTAAAGGCAGAAGCATTCCCCTGTATCGAGAAGTGTTTCGCTCCGGGGGATTATCTGGACGAGCGCACTCTTTTTTACAGGGATTAATGCCCTGTATTCCAAAGAACAAAACCGTCATTTTTATTATGGACGCAGGATTTGGTGAAGACTGGCTTAAAGCAATAGAGTCATTGGGCTGGTTCTGGTTAACTCGGATTAGGCAAGGAAAAATGCTAAAACTTGGCGCTGATGAAGAATGGACTACAGTAAAAGACTTCGTCCCCCAAATATCGGAGAAAACGAAAAGTTACAATCAAGCCTTTATCATGAAAGACCATAATCGTGCATGTCGCGTTATAACCACACAACGTAGTCCTGGGGAAAAAAGAAATCTGAGTCGAGTTCCAAGGAATGATAAAGCCGGCTCTAATCATTACCGACGTTTGGCACGAGAGCCATGGATATTGGCAACGAATTTACCTAAAGAGACTTTTAACGCCACCAAAGTAGTGAACTATTATTCTAAAAGAATGCAAATAGAACAATCATTTCGTGACGTTAAAAGCCATCAATTTGGTTTGTCAGCTCGCTATGCAAGCACTAAAAGCATTTATCGCTGGGGTGTCAAAATGTTATTGGCTGCTATTGTTCAGCTGATGTTTTGGATAATAGGCGTGATTGCCCATAGCCAAAATTATCAAAGGGTTTTTCAGGCTAATACCGTCAGGGATAAAAAGGTATTCTCTTACTTCTATTTAGGACAATTGATGGTTGAATTTGACAAGATACATGAGCTCGTTATTGACCATGAAAACTTACCAAATCTTATTGAACAGGAGTTGGCTAGAAAATGGTAA
- a CDS encoding multidrug DMT transporter permease — MMTEKLFGNQSIIISLDVDAYLFDRLRQIAKAGFSVVEINTCDEGLLKKILGEFPGLRIGAGNIVSTQQLEDCYQAGAHFVTSPGFLPAIAQTAAIYSINHLPGIATLSEAMQVMALGYHQARPFPASLSFCALLNKCLPTLRLFPAEVEWDEAEHYLSLPSVAAISILNPEVKSLTALSDGALA; from the coding sequence ATGATGACAGAGAAATTGTTTGGAAATCAATCAATTATTATTAGCCTTGATGTTGATGCCTATCTATTTGACAGGCTTAGACAAATTGCCAAAGCAGGCTTTTCCGTTGTGGAGATTAATACCTGTGACGAAGGCTTATTGAAAAAGATCCTGGGTGAATTTCCAGGCCTTAGAATTGGCGCTGGCAATATCGTTAGCACGCAACAGTTGGAAGACTGCTATCAGGCTGGGGCGCATTTTGTTACAAGTCCCGGCTTTTTACCCGCCATTGCTCAAACAGCTGCAATCTATTCCATTAATCACCTTCCAGGTATTGCAACGCTATCCGAAGCCATGCAGGTTATGGCATTGGGTTACCATCAGGCACGCCCTTTTCCAGCCTCTCTATCGTTTTGCGCGCTATTGAACAAATGTCTGCCCACACTTCGTCTGTTCCCTGCAGAAGTGGAATGGGATGAAGCAGAGCACTATCTGAGTTTACCCTCTGTTGCAGCAATCAGTATCCTTAATCCTGAAGTTAAATCACTGACTGCCTTATCGGACGGGGCTCTTGCATAA
- the lspA gene encoding signal peptidase II — MKKWHWFIISFLVIALDQISKYWAATHLVAYQPEPLIPMVNFTLAYNTGAAFSFLSGTGSWHRWFFAGFSIVMSVALIVWLIRLPKQAILQSLAVSLILGGAIGNLYDRALLGHVIDFIDVYYQNYHWPVFNLADSAICLGAFFLLLDLCKSPVR; from the coding sequence ATGAAAAAATGGCACTGGTTTATTATTAGCTTTTTAGTAATTGCTTTGGATCAAATTAGTAAGTATTGGGCAGCAACCCATTTGGTTGCCTATCAACCCGAACCTTTGATACCTATGGTCAACTTTACTCTGGCTTATAATACTGGTGCCGCATTTAGTTTTTTAAGCGGCACAGGAAGCTGGCATCGCTGGTTTTTTGCCGGTTTTAGCATCGTGATGAGTGTGGCATTGATTGTCTGGCTAATTCGTTTGCCTAAACAAGCTATCCTGCAATCGCTTGCTGTCAGTCTAATCCTTGGTGGAGCGATTGGAAACCTTTATGATAGGGCGCTTCTTGGACATGTAATTGATTTTATCGATGTCTACTACCAAAATTATCATTGGCCAGTTTTCAACCTGGCTGATAGTGCAATATGTCTGGGCGCTTTCTTCCTCTTACTGGATTTATGCAAGAGCCCCGTCCGATAA
- the ileS gene encoding isoleucine--tRNA ligase, producing the protein MADYKDSLNLPNTSFPMKASLAQREPERLAGWQDSKLYEQIREKRKAASKFILHDGPPYANGHLHCGHALNKILKDIIVKSKTMSGYDSPFQPGWDCHGLPIELNVEKKIGKAGVKVSAAEFREKCREYAASQIDIQREEFQRLGVFGDWQHPYATFDFAYEANIIRALGKIIENGHLQQGFKPVHWCIECGSALAEAEVEYEEKTSSSIDVSFYAVHPEEVLRIFEAASQTVKPVIFPIWTTTPWSLPGNEAVCLHPELNYELIDTGAAYFVIASELVEACMNRYGFPDYKSLGQVAGAQLLMQAVQHPFLDRTVPVILGEHVTIDAGTGCVHTAPAHGPDDYQVGQAYNLPLINPIKANGCYASDVEYFADQYVLKVNDKIIALLEERNMLLKNELIRHSYPHCWRHKTPMIFLATPQWFISMEKNGLRSQILKAINEVNWIPEWGKSRIAGMVETRPDWCISRQRAWGTPMPLMVHKETRELHPDILNLIEQVADRVEKKGIDAWFDLDLAELLGDDAENYEKITDTLDVWFDSGVSHYSVLKVNKDLSLPADIYFEGSDQHRGWFNSSITTAVAIYGHAPYRSVLTHGYTVDAEGKKLSKSKGNYVALDKLIDQHGADILRLWVSSTDYRNEVSISEEIIKRNADAYRRIRNTARFLLANLFDFEPETDLLPAEKMVEIDRWVVKHSQHLQEEILQAYEQYNFHIIYQKIHNFCAVDLGSFYLDVIKDRQYTTPRNSTARRSCQTAMYHILHALTRWLAPVLSFTADEIWQYIPGKTSESVMLEEWYKDWPEMGQLDMKFWQQLLEIRDEVNKALEAQRQQGVIGSGLAAEVQLYTSPELFNKLKPLEKELRFLFITSEARVYPLEEKPETLSLQPELKLAIEVSASPYEKCVRCWHRRDSVGKREDFPEVCDRCADNLSGQDEMRLFA; encoded by the coding sequence GAATGGTCATTTGCATTGCGGGCACGCGCTGAATAAGATTTTAAAAGATATTATTGTCAAATCGAAGACAATGAGCGGCTATGACTCCCCTTTTCAGCCAGGTTGGGATTGCCATGGCTTACCAATCGAACTGAATGTTGAGAAAAAAATAGGCAAGGCAGGCGTTAAGGTTTCTGCTGCGGAATTCCGTGAGAAATGCCGGGAATATGCCGCCAGCCAGATTGATATTCAAAGGGAAGAGTTCCAGCGTCTGGGAGTTTTCGGTGACTGGCAGCATCCCTATGCGACCTTTGACTTCGCTTATGAAGCCAATATCATCCGTGCGCTGGGTAAAATTATTGAGAATGGCCATTTACAGCAGGGGTTTAAACCGGTTCATTGGTGTATTGAGTGCGGTTCAGCTTTAGCAGAAGCAGAAGTTGAATATGAAGAAAAAACGTCCAGCTCCATTGATGTCAGTTTTTATGCTGTCCATCCTGAAGAGGTCTTGAGGATTTTTGAGGCCGCTTCCCAGACAGTCAAGCCAGTCATTTTTCCTATCTGGACTACAACGCCATGGAGTCTGCCTGGCAATGAAGCAGTTTGCCTTCATCCAGAATTAAACTATGAGCTGATTGATACTGGAGCCGCTTATTTTGTGATTGCTTCAGAGCTGGTTGAAGCCTGCATGAACCGATACGGTTTCCCTGATTATAAATCTCTGGGGCAGGTTGCTGGTGCTCAATTGCTGATGCAGGCTGTGCAGCATCCCTTTCTGGATCGCACAGTCCCGGTAATCCTCGGTGAACATGTAACGATTGATGCAGGGACAGGCTGTGTCCATACTGCACCAGCGCATGGACCTGACGACTATCAGGTGGGACAAGCTTATAACTTACCCTTAATAAATCCAATTAAAGCCAATGGCTGTTATGCCAGCGATGTAGAGTATTTTGCTGATCAATATGTTCTTAAGGTCAATGACAAAATCATTGCATTGCTTGAAGAAAGAAACATGTTGCTGAAAAATGAGTTAATCCGTCATAGTTATCCTCATTGCTGGCGGCACAAAACCCCCATGATTTTCCTGGCAACTCCGCAATGGTTTATTTCCATGGAAAAAAATGGATTGAGGTCGCAAATTCTGAAAGCCATTAATGAGGTCAACTGGATCCCTGAATGGGGCAAATCCCGAATTGCAGGAATGGTTGAGACAAGACCAGACTGGTGTATATCCCGGCAAAGGGCATGGGGCACACCAATGCCCTTGATGGTTCATAAAGAAACCAGGGAACTTCATCCTGATATTCTCAATTTGATTGAACAGGTGGCCGATCGCGTTGAAAAGAAGGGCATAGATGCCTGGTTTGATCTTGATCTGGCAGAGCTGCTTGGTGATGATGCCGAGAACTATGAAAAAATAACGGATACGCTCGATGTCTGGTTTGATTCAGGCGTTTCTCATTACAGTGTTTTAAAAGTCAATAAGGACTTGTCACTTCCTGCTGATATTTATTTTGAGGGTTCTGACCAGCATCGAGGCTGGTTTAATTCCTCTATAACCACAGCGGTAGCAATCTATGGGCATGCCCCTTATCGCAGCGTATTAACGCATGGGTACACCGTGGATGCAGAAGGAAAAAAACTGTCTAAGTCAAAAGGTAATTATGTTGCATTAGACAAATTGATTGATCAGCATGGTGCTGATATCCTTCGCCTTTGGGTTTCCTCGACTGATTACCGCAATGAGGTTAGTATTTCAGAAGAAATTATCAAGCGGAATGCGGATGCCTATCGCAGAATCCGAAATACTGCTCGATTCCTGTTAGCCAATTTATTTGATTTCGAACCTGAAACAGATTTATTGCCCGCTGAAAAAATGGTTGAGATTGACCGCTGGGTTGTTAAACATAGTCAGCACCTACAGGAAGAAATTCTCCAGGCTTATGAGCAATATAATTTTCACATTATTTATCAGAAAATCCATAATTTCTGCGCGGTAGATTTGGGCAGTTTCTATTTGGATGTCATTAAAGATCGCCAGTACACCACTCCCAGGAATAGTACGGCAAGACGATCCTGCCAAACTGCGATGTACCATATTTTACATGCACTTACCCGCTGGCTAGCCCCTGTTTTATCTTTTACAGCTGATGAGATCTGGCAATATATTCCAGGTAAAACCTCTGAATCAGTAATGCTGGAAGAGTGGTATAAGGATTGGCCCGAGATGGGGCAGCTCGACATGAAATTCTGGCAGCAGTTGCTCGAAATCAGAGATGAGGTCAACAAAGCACTCGAAGCGCAGCGGCAGCAGGGGGTTATTGGTTCAGGTCTGGCGGCGGAAGTACAGCTCTATACTAGCCCTGAATTGTTCAATAAATTAAAGCCTCTGGAAAAAGAACTGCGTTTCCTGTTTATTACTTCTGAAGCGAGAGTATATCCACTTGAGGAAAAACCCGAAACGCTTTCTCTGCAACCCGAATTAAAGCTGGCTATTGAAGTGAGTGCCAGCCCTTATGAGAAATGTGTGCGTTGCTGGCATCGCCGCGATTCAGTTGGCAAACGGGAGGATTTTCCCGAGGTCTGCGATCGTTGTGCAGATAATTTAAGTGGTCAGGACGAAATGAGACTATTCGCATGA